gagagagtgGAAGAGGGGAAGGGTAGGCATGCACTGTGTTTTCCAAGAGCCCATGCTGACCCTTTACTTCTGCAAGGGGTGGTTGGCATGGGTCAGCCCCTCTGAAAGCAAGAAGTGGGTGCTCCGTCGCCAGTCTAGTCCCAACTTGTGGGTCCCTGGGGACCTTCCCCAGGGCCATCGCCAGCAGCTTTAGCAGGGGAGGCAGCTCCTGCCGCAGTAGCCGCTGCCAAAGCCGGAGAGGCCAaagcccccggaggagatgggcactccctgagagctgaggatgctgccaacGGCAGCGGAGGTGGAGGATCCCACGGcggtgctctgtgggaaggagctgaggatggggccgggcagggtcac
The DNA window shown above is from Phalacrocorax aristotelis chromosome 23, bGulAri2.1, whole genome shotgun sequence and carries:
- the LOC142067926 gene encoding feather keratin 1-like — protein: MSCYNPCLPCQPCGPTPLANSCNEPCVRQCQDSTVVIQPSPVVVTLPGPILSSFPQSTAVGSSTSAAVGSILSSQGVPISSGGFGLSGFGSGYCGRSCLPC